The proteins below are encoded in one region of Aquisphaera giovannonii:
- a CDS encoding M56 family metallopeptidase, producing MNTFAQTVAWLAIQVTALLVPATACHLFASRRGPAAGASVAAAALGLTLGLTACAPCVGLLAIRLTAVPVAAVTPGPAASTAGRPPEPQASAEHPPGLAISWRTLAATLRNFEHRVGEASAPHAGGLRIAAWGLLTLAAIGSSRLALGLLEVRRCRRRGAVLRDQGFLGELESLRTAMGVLVPIEVRELPEAIPAATAGWRRPVILLPADWRAWPVADLRAVLAHELAHIRRSDYVIGLVAGLAQALHAYHPLVAWLASRLRMAQEQAADALAAEVSGGRHVYRAVLARMALEQDVGRRRWPVSPFSPTRGTLIRRIQMLESNGGEFDRSGQRSHRWQAGGLLAAVALVISLVPNPLRASPPSDAAAETRPGAIPAFDLSYIPTNAMGVFACRPSEISRRPRVDALCMALTFDIGAYLAELGEGFAPFWGEHPLMLNEIEQVTCGLQFGLKPDERRELRSFAMASLMLRTVRPYDWNGLIRAVWPDATEHHVEGKVYFKVKALSLGTNPCFSVADDRTLIHMQEDAIVAILGRPSPMPPLFVQRAEWKEVERDFVTVVLDNSRDRIRAATRREETLDKDDAFARFISLAERVFFGLSTSDDVRFNMLIFPRDGITQEKLARMVEQVRDLSIKDLLKVDDVDDLSPRVMRSRGLLVAILRSIVISRESFGLRLANQPSTPDAAVKLIELLVLDGKPKAHQE from the coding sequence ATGAACACGTTCGCCCAGACGGTGGCCTGGCTCGCAATCCAGGTGACGGCGCTGCTCGTTCCGGCCACGGCCTGCCATCTGTTCGCCTCGCGTCGAGGCCCGGCGGCAGGTGCGTCGGTCGCCGCGGCGGCCCTGGGACTGACGCTCGGCCTGACGGCTTGTGCACCCTGCGTCGGGCTGCTCGCGATCCGGCTGACGGCAGTGCCAGTGGCGGCGGTGACTCCCGGGCCGGCCGCGAGTACAGCGGGTCGCCCGCCCGAGCCGCAAGCCTCCGCCGAGCATCCGCCCGGACTGGCGATCTCCTGGAGAACGCTCGCGGCGACCCTCCGGAACTTCGAGCATCGCGTGGGCGAGGCGTCCGCTCCCCATGCGGGCGGCTTGAGGATCGCGGCCTGGGGGCTTCTGACCCTCGCGGCGATCGGGTCCTCGCGGCTGGCACTCGGCCTGCTCGAGGTACGCCGGTGCCGTCGTCGCGGTGCCGTCCTGCGTGATCAGGGCTTCCTGGGCGAGCTCGAATCGCTCCGCACCGCGATGGGGGTCCTCGTGCCGATCGAGGTCCGCGAACTGCCCGAGGCAATCCCGGCGGCGACGGCCGGATGGCGGCGTCCTGTCATCCTGCTGCCGGCGGACTGGCGGGCCTGGCCCGTGGCGGACCTCCGCGCGGTGCTCGCGCACGAACTGGCTCATATTCGCCGCTCGGATTACGTCATCGGCCTGGTCGCGGGGCTGGCGCAGGCGCTCCACGCCTATCACCCGCTGGTGGCCTGGCTCGCCTCGCGGCTCCGGATGGCGCAGGAGCAGGCGGCGGACGCCCTCGCGGCCGAGGTGTCGGGAGGGAGGCATGTGTACCGGGCCGTCCTGGCGCGGATGGCCCTGGAGCAGGATGTCGGCAGGAGGCGGTGGCCCGTGAGCCCGTTCTCGCCGACGAGGGGAACCCTGATCAGGAGGATCCAAATGCTGGAATCGAATGGTGGTGAGTTCGACCGGTCGGGCCAGCGTTCACACCGATGGCAGGCAGGCGGCCTCCTCGCGGCGGTTGCCCTGGTTATCTCGCTGGTGCCGAACCCGCTCCGAGCCAGTCCGCCATCCGACGCCGCGGCCGAGACCCGGCCGGGCGCCATTCCCGCGTTCGACCTGTCATACATCCCGACCAATGCGATGGGCGTGTTCGCCTGCCGCCCCTCGGAAATCTCCAGGCGACCCCGTGTCGACGCCCTTTGTATGGCGTTGACCTTCGACATTGGGGCGTACCTGGCGGAACTTGGAGAGGGCTTCGCCCCATTTTGGGGCGAACATCCGCTGATGCTGAATGAGATCGAGCAGGTCACGTGCGGGCTGCAATTTGGGCTTAAGCCGGACGAGAGGCGTGAACTACGGTCCTTTGCCATGGCGTCCTTGATGCTTCGAACGGTACGACCCTACGACTGGAACGGCCTCATCCGTGCCGTCTGGCCTGACGCTACGGAGCATCATGTCGAGGGCAAAGTCTACTTCAAGGTCAAGGCGCTGTCCCTCGGCACAAACCCGTGCTTCTCCGTCGCTGACGACAGAACACTTATACACATGCAGGAAGACGCGATCGTAGCGATTCTCGGCCGCCCGTCACCGATGCCCCCGTTGTTCGTCCAACGAGCGGAGTGGAAGGAGGTCGAGCGCGATTTCGTAACGGTCGTTCTAGACAACAGCAGAGACCGGATTCGAGCGGCGACGAGACGGGAAGAGACGCTCGACAAAGATGACGCGTTCGCGCGGTTCATCAGCTTGGCCGAGCGGGTCTTCTTCGGCCTGTCCACGTCGGATGACGTAAGATTCAACATGCTAATATTCCCGCGCGATGGGATCACCCAAGAAAAACTCGCAAGGATGGTGGAGCAAGTCAGGGATCTCTCGATCAAGGATCTCCTCAAGGTCGATGACGTAGACGACCTGTCGCCTCGGGTGATGCGCAGCCGTGGGCTCCTTGTGGCTATATTGCGTAGCATCGTGATCTCGCGGGAATCGTTCGGGCTGAGACTCGCCAATCAGCCTTCCACACCAGATGCGGCCGTGAAGCTGATCGAGTTGCTCGTCCTGGATGGAAAGCCTAAGGCGCACCAAGAATGA
- a CDS encoding BlaI/MecI/CopY family transcriptional regulator, whose translation MARPRAKDLTERELEVMHVFWGMEAMTAAEARDRLAAAGLDRSYPTIANLVRALEEKGFLTQVNEERPFVYKAARTHEEVSGRLLGDLIDRVFRGSRADLLYRLVEHRKLTKEERRVLEQILREDGK comes from the coding sequence ATGGCGAGGCCGCGGGCGAAGGACCTGACGGAGCGGGAGCTCGAGGTCATGCACGTCTTCTGGGGCATGGAGGCGATGACCGCGGCGGAGGCCCGCGACCGGCTGGCGGCGGCGGGCCTGGACCGGTCGTATCCGACGATCGCGAACCTCGTGCGGGCACTCGAGGAAAAGGGGTTCCTCACGCAGGTGAATGAGGAGCGGCCGTTCGTCTACAAGGCTGCCAGGACGCACGAGGAGGTCTCCGGCCGCCTGCTCGGCGACCTGATCGACCGGGTGTTCCGCGGCTCCCGGGCGGACCTGCTCTACCGGCTGGTCGAGCATCGGAAGCTCACGAAGGAGGAGCGCCGGGTTTTGGAGCAGATCCTCCGGGAGGACGGGAAATGA
- a CDS encoding DUF1559 family PulG-like putative transporter: MNAEPRPAESPPQPADVPSPAIRRGRPFRLRPWHLVFPIAAVAGLFSLARYFERQRVRHEAIFAAQAGCQENLNALASAMAEYAKTFGHLPPPFQPDPDGKRRESWRATFLPRFGAAAAVGERYDFRKSWDSDENQHHAGDMPALYGCPAYRSVMPEGNASYRMINDLSAIDPAKLPRNAILLIESAGLPLDWRSPFDELSEEQVRSIASPHPSGFGVVLADFTSVRLKDVDRIRTVDGLYVLDEPKSVNP; encoded by the coding sequence ATGAATGCCGAGCCCCGACCCGCCGAGTCGCCCCCCCAGCCCGCTGATGTCCCCTCCCCCGCCATCCGCCGCGGCCGCCCCTTCCGGCTCCGGCCCTGGCACCTCGTCTTCCCGATCGCGGCGGTGGCCGGGCTCTTTTCCCTGGCCCGCTACTTCGAGCGACAGCGGGTGCGCCACGAGGCCATCTTCGCCGCGCAGGCCGGTTGCCAGGAGAACCTGAACGCGCTGGCCTCCGCCATGGCCGAATACGCGAAGACCTTCGGCCACCTGCCGCCGCCCTTCCAGCCCGACCCCGACGGCAAGCGGCGGGAGTCGTGGCGGGCGACCTTCCTCCCCCGCTTCGGCGCCGCGGCGGCCGTGGGCGAGCGGTACGACTTCCGGAAGTCCTGGGACAGCGACGAGAACCAGCACCACGCCGGCGACATGCCCGCCCTCTACGGCTGCCCCGCCTACCGGTCCGTTATGCCCGAGGGCAACGCCTCCTATCGGATGATCAACGACCTCTCCGCCATCGACCCCGCGAAGCTGCCGAGGAACGCCATCCTCCTCATCGAATCCGCCGGCCTGCCCCTCGACTGGCGCAGCCCGTTCGACGAGTTGAGCGAGGAGCAGGTCCGCTCGATCGCGAGCCCCCACCCCAGCGGCTTCGGCGTCGTCCTGGCCGACTTCACGAGCGTGCGGCTCAAGGACGTGGACCGGATCCGGACGGTCGATGGGCTGTACGTCCTCGACGAGCCGAAATCGGTCAACCCATAG
- a CDS encoding amidohydrolase family protein translates to MRRDTLTLQARFVFPVEGPPIEDGAVVLDRGRIGWVGPASERAGDLDLGNVAIVPGFVNAHTHLELDHVGSGGSAGGPEDEVAWLRRVIDQRRGGSEQMLKDAVGRNLGASLAAGTTFLADTTTAGLSWDQVAAAPMRAVVFAELIGLKRYRGLQTSDAAWKWLATVQPEKQVAACAKPGLSPHAPYSTSPWLYHRAAASRLPLSTHLAEMPEEIRLLERRDGPLRDFLEDLGAWDDDWEPIGPRPADFVRKGELRNADWLIAHGTYFDPSEFWQLRPEAAPNGHRVAVAFCPRTHARFGHAPHPFRAMLEKGVVVCLGTDSLASSPTLSILDEIRFLRGKEPSLSGELLLTMATLFGAWALRAETTTGSLRPGKSADLAIIQLPDRSDADPHSLVLDSEEPVVATVFEGDILNGPWKGL, encoded by the coding sequence ATGAGGCGAGACACGCTCACACTCCAGGCGCGGTTCGTCTTCCCCGTCGAGGGGCCGCCGATCGAGGACGGGGCGGTCGTCCTGGACAGGGGCCGGATCGGCTGGGTCGGCCCGGCCAGCGAGCGGGCCGGGGACCTCGACCTGGGCAACGTGGCCATCGTCCCGGGCTTCGTGAACGCCCACACCCACCTGGAGCTCGACCACGTCGGATCGGGAGGGTCGGCGGGAGGCCCCGAGGACGAGGTGGCGTGGCTCCGCCGCGTGATCGACCAGCGCCGGGGGGGCTCGGAGCAGATGCTCAAGGACGCGGTGGGGCGGAACCTCGGCGCGAGCCTCGCCGCGGGGACGACCTTCCTCGCGGACACGACGACCGCCGGCCTGAGCTGGGACCAGGTGGCGGCGGCCCCCATGAGGGCGGTCGTCTTCGCGGAGCTGATCGGCCTGAAGCGATACCGCGGGCTCCAGACCAGCGACGCGGCGTGGAAGTGGCTGGCGACCGTCCAGCCGGAGAAGCAGGTCGCCGCCTGCGCGAAGCCGGGCCTCAGCCCGCACGCGCCGTACAGCACCTCGCCGTGGCTCTACCACCGCGCCGCGGCGAGCCGGCTGCCGCTGTCCACCCACCTGGCGGAGATGCCCGAGGAGATCCGGCTCCTCGAGCGGCGGGACGGCCCGCTGCGCGACTTCCTGGAGGACCTTGGCGCCTGGGACGACGACTGGGAGCCGATCGGCCCGAGGCCCGCGGATTTCGTCCGCAAGGGGGAGCTCCGCAACGCCGACTGGCTGATCGCGCACGGGACCTATTTCGACCCGTCGGAGTTCTGGCAGCTCCGGCCGGAGGCCGCGCCGAACGGCCACCGGGTCGCCGTGGCCTTCTGCCCGCGGACGCACGCCCGCTTCGGGCACGCCCCCCATCCGTTCCGGGCCATGCTGGAGAAGGGGGTCGTGGTTTGCCTGGGCACGGACAGCCTCGCGTCGTCCCCCACGCTGAGCATCCTCGACGAGATCCGTTTCCTCCGCGGCAAGGAGCCGTCGCTGTCCGGCGAGCTGCTCCTGACGATGGCGACCCTCTTCGGCGCCTGGGCCCTCCGCGCCGAGACGACCACGGGCAGCCTGCGGCCGGGCAAGTCGGCCGACCTGGCCATCATCCAGCTCCCCGACCGATCCGACGCCGACCCGCACAGCCTCGTCCTCGATTCCGAGGAGCCCGTCGTGGCTACGGTCTTCGAGGGGGACATCCTCAACGGCCCGTGGAAGGGCCTCTAA